The Sebaldella sp. S0638 genome includes a window with the following:
- a CDS encoding VirB3 family type IV secretion system protein, producing the protein MEIKVTKVLLEQKKSFGVTTLCLGIEIAIVFILFLILGWIFSVIFIIIAHPVSVALTKKDSLFIDITIQNLDNPKELYF; encoded by the coding sequence ATGGAAATAAAAGTGACAAAGGTATTATTAGAACAAAAAAAATCTTTTGGAGTTACGACATTATGTCTAGGTATTGAAATAGCGATTGTTTTTATTTTGTTTCTAATATTAGGGTGGATTTTTTCAGTAATATTTATAATAATAGCCCATCCTGTTTCAGTTGCTTTAACCAAAAAAGATTCATTATTTATAGATATTACTATCCAAAATCTTGATAATCCAAAG